From a region of the Oryzias melastigma strain HK-1 linkage group LG4, ASM292280v2, whole genome shotgun sequence genome:
- the eef1db gene encoding eukaryotic translation elongation factor 1 delta b (guanine nucleotide exchange protein) isoform X2: MSKKISVEDKLEQDPAPSRCQVDQSTKASLGGRKKAEPGQRNGETASSSPESGSLNGDLKRSGKSRRRRKRSSNPDKCPEGKVDKVKKEEKPDKQTSQDCNQQDVLNGLQSECANVWFERSIYERAESLYQNWLTASFHKTSQSNPSPPSSGKRSNNAAAVAPVSSGPACHHGDRVACHHVKQAVWVNKTSFDQAERCFAEGSAPPAVPNSLVLLSSPNCPAASRTPDEGYQSQAQTPATPVIQQGASTPVARQSINGLPRIPLELVRGVWLDKPLYDRAEAAFYQNMYGNNSSKRPTCTSTSRCNDHPQSLVEEEEEEEEELVEEKPLVLLGKAEVFHALHPIQEEEEPAEAPEKEETPGIYFLHPDSERVWLDKGRWDAAESRFHGTRAAKACAAKKDRRAEAKIASKGSQRDKKMASVDFLAKEKIWFDKPQYDEAERRFYEHKNGGAVQTMPDVGANAILQDIARARENIQKSLAGNAGSNNPADQGEIISRIKSLELENKSLHKVVDDLRAALSRLECRVAVLEKPPVPVTAAPPQSCTNGSAVQQKSSAPAKEDEEDDDDIDLFGSDEDEEADKLKEQRLKEYAEKKAKKPAIIAKSSILLDVKPWDDETDMKKLEECVRSVQADGLLWGASKLVPVGYGIKKLQISCVVEDDKVGTDLLEEEITKFEDFVQSVDVAAFNKI; encoded by the exons ATGTCAAAGAAGATCTCTGTAGAGGATAAGTTGGAGCAAGATCCCGCTCCCAGTCGTTGTCAAGTGGACCAGTCCACAAAAGCATCTCTGGGAGGTAGGAAAAAGGCAGAACCGGGCCAGAGAAACGGAGAGACTGCGTCATCATCCCCAGAGAGCGGCAGCTTGAATGGAGATTTGAAGCGCAGCGGGAAATCTCGCCGCCGCAGAAAACGTTCGTCTAATCCAGACAAATGCCCAGAAGGGAAAGTTGACAAGgtgaagaaagaagaaaaaccgGACAAACAAACCAGTCAGGACTGTAACCAGCAAGATGTGTTGAACGGCTTGCAGTCAGAGTGCGCTAATGTGTGGTTTGAGCGCAGCATCTACGAGCGTGCAGAGAGCCTCTACCAGAACTGGCTGACTGCCTCCTTTCACAAGACCTCGCAGTCTAACCCTTCACCTCCATCCTCAGGGAAACGCTCAAACAATGCTGCCGCTGTGGCTCCAGTTTCCTCAGGACCAGCCTGTCACCATGGCGATCGGGTGGCTTGCCACCATGTCAAACAGGCAGTTTGGGTCAACAAGACGTCTTTCGACCAAGCGGAACGCTGCTTCGCAGAGGGTTCTGCACCTCCAGCAGTTCCTAACTCTTTAGTCCTCCTCTCCTCACCCAACTGCCCCGCTGCATCAAGAACGCCCGATGAAGGGTATCAGTCTCAAGCTCAAACTCCTGCGACCCCTGTCATCCAACAGGGAGCTTCCACCCCAGTGGCTCGGCAGTCAATTAACGGGCTTCCCCGCATCCCGCTTGAGCTGGTAAGGGGGGTGTGGCTTGACAAACCGCTGTATGACCGTGCTGAAGCCGCCTTCTACCAAAACATGTACGGTAACAACTCCTCCAAAAGGCCCACCTGCACCTCAACTTCCAGATGTAACGACCATCCTCAGAGTCTTgtggaagaggaagaagaagaggaggaggagctggtgGAGGAGAAACCATTGGTCCTCCTTGGTAAAGCTGAGGTTTTCCACGCTCTTCACCCAAtccaggaagaggaggaaccaGCTGAGGCTCCAGAGAAGGAAGAAACACCAGGAATATACTTCCTCCATCCAGACAGCGAGCGGGTGTGGCTCGACAAGGGGCGGTGGGATGCTGCAGAGAGTCGTTTCCATGGCACCAGAGCAGCTAAAGCCTGTGCAGCGAAGAAGGATCGACGAGCAGAAGCAAAAATTGCCTCCAAGGGCTCACAAAGGGACAA GAAAATGGCTTCAGTAGACTTTCTGGCCAAAGAGAAGATCTGGTTTGACAAACCACAATATGATGAGGCAGAGAGACGCTTCTATGAGCACAAAAACGGAGGCGCCGTACAGACAATGCCG GATGTCGGTGCAAATGCCATTCTCCAAGACATTGCTCGAGCCAGAGAAAACATCCAGAAATCTTTAGCGGGG AACGCCGGCAGCAACAACCCAGCCGATCAAGGAGAAATCATTTCTCGCATCAAGAGCCTGGAGCTGGAGAACAAGAGCTTACACAAAG TGGTGGATGACCTGCGGGCGGCGCTCTCCAGGTTGGAGTGTCGAGTCGCCGTTCTGGAAAAACCTCCTGTGCCTGTGACTGCGGCGCCGCCGCAGTCCTGCACAAAT GgctctgctgtgcagcagaagagcAGCGCCCCTGCTAAagaagatgaggaggatgatgatgatataGACCTGTTTGGTAGTGATGAAGACGAAGAGGCGGACAAACTTAAAGAGCAGAGACTGAAAGAGTACGCCGAGAAGAAAGCCAAGAAGCCCGCCATCATCGCCAAGTCATCCATCCTGCTGGACGTCAAACCC TGGGACGATGAAACGGACATGAAAAAGCTGGAGGAGTGCGTGCGCTCGGTGCAGGCCGACGGCTTGCTATGGGGGGCGTCCAAACTGGTTCCTGTCGGTTACGGCATCAAGAAGCTGCAGATCTCGTGCGTGGTGGAGGACGACAAAGTGGGAACAGACTTGCTGGAGGAGGAGATCactaaatttgaagacttt GTTCAGAGTGTCGATGTAGCAGCTTTCAACAAGATCTGA
- the eef1db gene encoding eukaryotic translation elongation factor 1 delta b (guanine nucleotide exchange protein) isoform X1: MSKKISVEDKLEQDPAPSRCQVDQSTKASLGGRKKAEPGQRNGETASSSPESGSLNGDLKRSGKSRRRRKRSSNPDKCPEGKVDKVKKEEKPDKQTSQDCNQQDVLNGLQSECANVWFERSIYERAESLYQNWLTASFHKTSQSNPSPPSSGKRSNNAAAVAPVSSGPACHHGDRVACHHVKQAVWVNKTSFDQAERCFAEGSAPPAVPNSLVLLSSPNCPAASRTPDEGYQSQAQTPATPVIQQGASTPVARQSINGLPRIPLELVRGVWLDKPLYDRAEAAFYQNMYGNNSSKRPTCTSTSRCNDHPQSLVEEEEEEEEELVEEKPLVLLGKAEVFHALHPIQEEEEPAEAPEKEETPGIYFLHPDSERVWLDKGRWDAAESRFHGTRAAKACAAKKDRRAEAKIASKGSQRDKKMASVDFLAKEKIWFDKPQYDEAERRFYEHKNGGAVQTMPDVGANAILQDIARARENIQKSLAGLKTSLCSRGSAQPSLNHQSLLNAGSNNPADQGEIISRIKSLELENKSLHKVVDDLRAALSRLECRVAVLEKPPVPVTAAPPQSCTNGSAVQQKSSAPAKEDEEDDDDIDLFGSDEDEEADKLKEQRLKEYAEKKAKKPAIIAKSSILLDVKPWDDETDMKKLEECVRSVQADGLLWGASKLVPVGYGIKKLQISCVVEDDKVGTDLLEEEITKFEDFVQSVDVAAFNKI; the protein is encoded by the exons ATGTCAAAGAAGATCTCTGTAGAGGATAAGTTGGAGCAAGATCCCGCTCCCAGTCGTTGTCAAGTGGACCAGTCCACAAAAGCATCTCTGGGAGGTAGGAAAAAGGCAGAACCGGGCCAGAGAAACGGAGAGACTGCGTCATCATCCCCAGAGAGCGGCAGCTTGAATGGAGATTTGAAGCGCAGCGGGAAATCTCGCCGCCGCAGAAAACGTTCGTCTAATCCAGACAAATGCCCAGAAGGGAAAGTTGACAAGgtgaagaaagaagaaaaaccgGACAAACAAACCAGTCAGGACTGTAACCAGCAAGATGTGTTGAACGGCTTGCAGTCAGAGTGCGCTAATGTGTGGTTTGAGCGCAGCATCTACGAGCGTGCAGAGAGCCTCTACCAGAACTGGCTGACTGCCTCCTTTCACAAGACCTCGCAGTCTAACCCTTCACCTCCATCCTCAGGGAAACGCTCAAACAATGCTGCCGCTGTGGCTCCAGTTTCCTCAGGACCAGCCTGTCACCATGGCGATCGGGTGGCTTGCCACCATGTCAAACAGGCAGTTTGGGTCAACAAGACGTCTTTCGACCAAGCGGAACGCTGCTTCGCAGAGGGTTCTGCACCTCCAGCAGTTCCTAACTCTTTAGTCCTCCTCTCCTCACCCAACTGCCCCGCTGCATCAAGAACGCCCGATGAAGGGTATCAGTCTCAAGCTCAAACTCCTGCGACCCCTGTCATCCAACAGGGAGCTTCCACCCCAGTGGCTCGGCAGTCAATTAACGGGCTTCCCCGCATCCCGCTTGAGCTGGTAAGGGGGGTGTGGCTTGACAAACCGCTGTATGACCGTGCTGAAGCCGCCTTCTACCAAAACATGTACGGTAACAACTCCTCCAAAAGGCCCACCTGCACCTCAACTTCCAGATGTAACGACCATCCTCAGAGTCTTgtggaagaggaagaagaagaggaggaggagctggtgGAGGAGAAACCATTGGTCCTCCTTGGTAAAGCTGAGGTTTTCCACGCTCTTCACCCAAtccaggaagaggaggaaccaGCTGAGGCTCCAGAGAAGGAAGAAACACCAGGAATATACTTCCTCCATCCAGACAGCGAGCGGGTGTGGCTCGACAAGGGGCGGTGGGATGCTGCAGAGAGTCGTTTCCATGGCACCAGAGCAGCTAAAGCCTGTGCAGCGAAGAAGGATCGACGAGCAGAAGCAAAAATTGCCTCCAAGGGCTCACAAAGGGACAA GAAAATGGCTTCAGTAGACTTTCTGGCCAAAGAGAAGATCTGGTTTGACAAACCACAATATGATGAGGCAGAGAGACGCTTCTATGAGCACAAAAACGGAGGCGCCGTACAGACAATGCCG GATGTCGGTGCAAATGCCATTCTCCAAGACATTGCTCGAGCCAGAGAAAACATCCAGAAATCTTTAGCGGGG ctgaagacctCACTGTGTAGCAGAGGATCTGCCCAGCCCTCCCTGAACCATCAGTCCCTGCTT AACGCCGGCAGCAACAACCCAGCCGATCAAGGAGAAATCATTTCTCGCATCAAGAGCCTGGAGCTGGAGAACAAGAGCTTACACAAAG TGGTGGATGACCTGCGGGCGGCGCTCTCCAGGTTGGAGTGTCGAGTCGCCGTTCTGGAAAAACCTCCTGTGCCTGTGACTGCGGCGCCGCCGCAGTCCTGCACAAAT GgctctgctgtgcagcagaagagcAGCGCCCCTGCTAAagaagatgaggaggatgatgatgatataGACCTGTTTGGTAGTGATGAAGACGAAGAGGCGGACAAACTTAAAGAGCAGAGACTGAAAGAGTACGCCGAGAAGAAAGCCAAGAAGCCCGCCATCATCGCCAAGTCATCCATCCTGCTGGACGTCAAACCC TGGGACGATGAAACGGACATGAAAAAGCTGGAGGAGTGCGTGCGCTCGGTGCAGGCCGACGGCTTGCTATGGGGGGCGTCCAAACTGGTTCCTGTCGGTTACGGCATCAAGAAGCTGCAGATCTCGTGCGTGGTGGAGGACGACAAAGTGGGAACAGACTTGCTGGAGGAGGAGATCactaaatttgaagacttt GTTCAGAGTGTCGATGTAGCAGCTTTCAACAAGATCTGA
- the eef1db gene encoding eukaryotic translation elongation factor 1 delta b (guanine nucleotide exchange protein) isoform X3, with translation MASVDFLAKEKIWFDKPQYDEAERRFYEHKNGGAVQTMPDVGANAILQDIARARENIQKSLAGNAGSNNPADQGEIISRIKSLELENKSLHKVVDDLRAALSRLECRVAVLEKPPVPVTAAPPQSCTNGSAVQQKSSAPAKEDEEDDDDIDLFGSDEDEEADKLKEQRLKEYAEKKAKKPAIIAKSSILLDVKPWDDETDMKKLEECVRSVQADGLLWGASKLVPVGYGIKKLQISCVVEDDKVGTDLLEEEITKFEDFVQSVDVAAFNKI, from the exons ATGGCTTCAGTAGACTTTCTGGCCAAAGAGAAGATCTGGTTTGACAAACCACAATATGATGAGGCAGAGAGACGCTTCTATGAGCACAAAAACGGAGGCGCCGTACAGACAATGCCG GATGTCGGTGCAAATGCCATTCTCCAAGACATTGCTCGAGCCAGAGAAAACATCCAGAAATCTTTAGCGGGG AACGCCGGCAGCAACAACCCAGCCGATCAAGGAGAAATCATTTCTCGCATCAAGAGCCTGGAGCTGGAGAACAAGAGCTTACACAAAG TGGTGGATGACCTGCGGGCGGCGCTCTCCAGGTTGGAGTGTCGAGTCGCCGTTCTGGAAAAACCTCCTGTGCCTGTGACTGCGGCGCCGCCGCAGTCCTGCACAAAT GgctctgctgtgcagcagaagagcAGCGCCCCTGCTAAagaagatgaggaggatgatgatgatataGACCTGTTTGGTAGTGATGAAGACGAAGAGGCGGACAAACTTAAAGAGCAGAGACTGAAAGAGTACGCCGAGAAGAAAGCCAAGAAGCCCGCCATCATCGCCAAGTCATCCATCCTGCTGGACGTCAAACCC TGGGACGATGAAACGGACATGAAAAAGCTGGAGGAGTGCGTGCGCTCGGTGCAGGCCGACGGCTTGCTATGGGGGGCGTCCAAACTGGTTCCTGTCGGTTACGGCATCAAGAAGCTGCAGATCTCGTGCGTGGTGGAGGACGACAAAGTGGGAACAGACTTGCTGGAGGAGGAGATCactaaatttgaagacttt GTTCAGAGTGTCGATGTAGCAGCTTTCAACAAGATCTGA
- the pycr3 gene encoding pyrroline-5-carboxylate reductase 3 isoform X3, translating into MEESGIKKQNWDVRETELFLEILKDLDMKKCLDGRKVRNNKLFKVAHRRMMAAGYHRSVDQLKFRWKLLKSAYYKCKRESDSPAATKMQGWLRYEKAMIAIMESRHPLVGAGVHSDRTDEQTEDSDGEASMLPWPQPCPDNSTHNLELIVKLDPDMDSQLKTGFIGAGNMAFGIAKGMLSGNVLPSNIKVSAPSSRNLGRFQLLPENSIVIRLMPNLPCVVQEGALLFARGSHAKPEDGALLRSLLHCCGLVEEGPEAWIDIHTGLSGSGVAFVYLFAEALAEGAVKMGMPSALAHSIASQTVLGAGRLLRDSGRHPAQLRSEVCTPGGTTIYGLHTLEQGGVRASTMSAVESATERARELGRMSAAGSAK; encoded by the exons ATGGAGGAGTCCGGGATCAAGAAGCAGAACTGGGACGTGAGGGAGACCGAACTGTTTCTGGAAATCCTCAAGGACCTGGACATGAAGAAGTGCTTGGACGGGAGGAAAGTGCGCAACAACAAACTGTTTAAGGTGGCCCACAGGAGAATGATGGCGGCTGGCTACCACCGATCGGTGGACCAGCTGAAGTTCCGCTGGAAACTTCTCAAAAGTGCTTATTACAAGTGCAAGCGGGAGTCGGACTCGCCGGCCGCCACCAAAATGCAGGGCTGGCTGCGCTACGAGAAGGCGATGATCGCGATCATGGAGTCCAGGCACCCGCTGGTGGGAGCCGGGGTCCACTCGGACAGAACCGACGAGCAGACGGAGGACTCTGACGGAGAGGCGTCCATGCTGCCCTGGCCGCAGCCCTGTCCGGACAACAGCACCCACAACCTGGAGCTAATA GTGAAACTGGACCCGGACATGGATTCGCAGCTGAAAACGGGCTTCATTGGAGCCGGGAACATGGCTTTTGGAATTGCTAAGGGCATGCTGTCTG GAAACGTTCTTCCTTCAAATATCAAAGTGAGTGCACCGTCTTCCAGGAATCTGGGGCGCTTCCAG CTCCTTCCAGAGAACTCCATCGTGATCCGACTGATGCCAAATCTCCCGTGTGTGGTCCAGGAGGGGGCCCTGCTGTTTGCGCGGGGATCCCACGCAAAGCCAGAGGATGGCGCTCTGCTGCGCTCGTTGTTACACTGCTGTGGTCTGGTGGAGGAGGGACCTGAGGCCTGGATCGACATCCACACGGGTCTGAGTGGGAGCGGCGTTGCTTTC GTGTATCTTTTTGCAGAGGCGTTGGCCGAAGGAGCCGTTAAAATGGGAATGCCGAGCGCTCTGGCTCACAGCATCGCATCCCAAACTGTCCTG GGTGCTGGACGACTATTACGGGATTCAGGGAGACACCCAGCTCAGCTCCGCTCAGAGGTCTGCACACCAGGAGGAACGACCATCTATGGACTTCACACGCTGGAGCAGGGCGGCGTGAGGGCGTCCACCATGAGCGCCGTGGAGTCGGCCACCGAGAGAGCCAGGGAGCTCGGGCGAATGTCTGCAGCGGGGAGCGCCAAGTGA
- the pycr3 gene encoding pyrroline-5-carboxylate reductase 3 isoform X2, whose protein sequence is MEESGIKKQNWDVRETELFLEILKDLDMKKCLDGRKVRNNKLFKVAHRRMMAAGYHRSVDQLKFRWKLLKSAYYKCKRESDSPAATKMQGWLRYEKAMIAIMESRHPLVGAGVHSDRTDEQTEDSDGEASMLPWPQPCPDNSTHNLELIVKLDPDMDSQLKTGFIGAGNMAFGIAKGMLSGNVLPSNIKVSAPSSRNLGRFQELGVAVTHSNTEVVCDSDLVFITVKPHLVPRVLSQISPHITDRHIVVSVAAGVTIATLEEEGALLFARGSHAKPEDGALLRSLLHCCGLVEEGPEAWIDIHTGLSGSGVAFVYLFAEALAEGAVKMGMPSALAHSIASQTVLGAGRLLRDSGRHPAQLRSEVCTPGGTTIYGLHTLEQGGVRASTMSAVESATERARELGRMSAAGSAK, encoded by the exons ATGGAGGAGTCCGGGATCAAGAAGCAGAACTGGGACGTGAGGGAGACCGAACTGTTTCTGGAAATCCTCAAGGACCTGGACATGAAGAAGTGCTTGGACGGGAGGAAAGTGCGCAACAACAAACTGTTTAAGGTGGCCCACAGGAGAATGATGGCGGCTGGCTACCACCGATCGGTGGACCAGCTGAAGTTCCGCTGGAAACTTCTCAAAAGTGCTTATTACAAGTGCAAGCGGGAGTCGGACTCGCCGGCCGCCACCAAAATGCAGGGCTGGCTGCGCTACGAGAAGGCGATGATCGCGATCATGGAGTCCAGGCACCCGCTGGTGGGAGCCGGGGTCCACTCGGACAGAACCGACGAGCAGACGGAGGACTCTGACGGAGAGGCGTCCATGCTGCCCTGGCCGCAGCCCTGTCCGGACAACAGCACCCACAACCTGGAGCTAATA GTGAAACTGGACCCGGACATGGATTCGCAGCTGAAAACGGGCTTCATTGGAGCCGGGAACATGGCTTTTGGAATTGCTAAGGGCATGCTGTCTG GAAACGTTCTTCCTTCAAATATCAAAGTGAGTGCACCGTCTTCCAGGAATCTGGGGCGCTTCCAG GAGCTTGGTGTTGCTGTAACTCACTCAAACACAGAGGTGGTGTGTGATTCAGATTTGGTCTTCATCACAGTCAAGCCTCACCTGGTCCCTCGAGTTCTCAGTCAGATCTCGCCACACATCACAGACAGACACATCGTTGTGTCTGTGGCGGCAGGAGTCACCATAGCAACACTAGAGGAG GAGGGGGCCCTGCTGTTTGCGCGGGGATCCCACGCAAAGCCAGAGGATGGCGCTCTGCTGCGCTCGTTGTTACACTGCTGTGGTCTGGTGGAGGAGGGACCTGAGGCCTGGATCGACATCCACACGGGTCTGAGTGGGAGCGGCGTTGCTTTC GTGTATCTTTTTGCAGAGGCGTTGGCCGAAGGAGCCGTTAAAATGGGAATGCCGAGCGCTCTGGCTCACAGCATCGCATCCCAAACTGTCCTG GGTGCTGGACGACTATTACGGGATTCAGGGAGACACCCAGCTCAGCTCCGCTCAGAGGTCTGCACACCAGGAGGAACGACCATCTATGGACTTCACACGCTGGAGCAGGGCGGCGTGAGGGCGTCCACCATGAGCGCCGTGGAGTCGGCCACCGAGAGAGCCAGGGAGCTCGGGCGAATGTCTGCAGCGGGGAGCGCCAAGTGA
- the pycr3 gene encoding pyrroline-5-carboxylate reductase 3 isoform X1 — translation MEESGIKKQNWDVRETELFLEILKDLDMKKCLDGRKVRNNKLFKVAHRRMMAAGYHRSVDQLKFRWKLLKSAYYKCKRESDSPAATKMQGWLRYEKAMIAIMESRHPLVGAGVHSDRTDEQTEDSDGEASMLPWPQPCPDNSTHNLELIVKLDPDMDSQLKTGFIGAGNMAFGIAKGMLSGNVLPSNIKVSAPSSRNLGRFQELGVAVTHSNTEVVCDSDLVFITVKPHLVPRVLSQISPHITDRHIVVSVAAGVTIATLEELLPENSIVIRLMPNLPCVVQEGALLFARGSHAKPEDGALLRSLLHCCGLVEEGPEAWIDIHTGLSGSGVAFVYLFAEALAEGAVKMGMPSALAHSIASQTVLGAGRLLRDSGRHPAQLRSEVCTPGGTTIYGLHTLEQGGVRASTMSAVESATERARELGRMSAAGSAK, via the exons ATGGAGGAGTCCGGGATCAAGAAGCAGAACTGGGACGTGAGGGAGACCGAACTGTTTCTGGAAATCCTCAAGGACCTGGACATGAAGAAGTGCTTGGACGGGAGGAAAGTGCGCAACAACAAACTGTTTAAGGTGGCCCACAGGAGAATGATGGCGGCTGGCTACCACCGATCGGTGGACCAGCTGAAGTTCCGCTGGAAACTTCTCAAAAGTGCTTATTACAAGTGCAAGCGGGAGTCGGACTCGCCGGCCGCCACCAAAATGCAGGGCTGGCTGCGCTACGAGAAGGCGATGATCGCGATCATGGAGTCCAGGCACCCGCTGGTGGGAGCCGGGGTCCACTCGGACAGAACCGACGAGCAGACGGAGGACTCTGACGGAGAGGCGTCCATGCTGCCCTGGCCGCAGCCCTGTCCGGACAACAGCACCCACAACCTGGAGCTAATA GTGAAACTGGACCCGGACATGGATTCGCAGCTGAAAACGGGCTTCATTGGAGCCGGGAACATGGCTTTTGGAATTGCTAAGGGCATGCTGTCTG GAAACGTTCTTCCTTCAAATATCAAAGTGAGTGCACCGTCTTCCAGGAATCTGGGGCGCTTCCAG GAGCTTGGTGTTGCTGTAACTCACTCAAACACAGAGGTGGTGTGTGATTCAGATTTGGTCTTCATCACAGTCAAGCCTCACCTGGTCCCTCGAGTTCTCAGTCAGATCTCGCCACACATCACAGACAGACACATCGTTGTGTCTGTGGCGGCAGGAGTCACCATAGCAACACTAGAGGAG CTCCTTCCAGAGAACTCCATCGTGATCCGACTGATGCCAAATCTCCCGTGTGTGGTCCAGGAGGGGGCCCTGCTGTTTGCGCGGGGATCCCACGCAAAGCCAGAGGATGGCGCTCTGCTGCGCTCGTTGTTACACTGCTGTGGTCTGGTGGAGGAGGGACCTGAGGCCTGGATCGACATCCACACGGGTCTGAGTGGGAGCGGCGTTGCTTTC GTGTATCTTTTTGCAGAGGCGTTGGCCGAAGGAGCCGTTAAAATGGGAATGCCGAGCGCTCTGGCTCACAGCATCGCATCCCAAACTGTCCTG GGTGCTGGACGACTATTACGGGATTCAGGGAGACACCCAGCTCAGCTCCGCTCAGAGGTCTGCACACCAGGAGGAACGACCATCTATGGACTTCACACGCTGGAGCAGGGCGGCGTGAGGGCGTCCACCATGAGCGCCGTGGAGTCGGCCACCGAGAGAGCCAGGGAGCTCGGGCGAATGTCTGCAGCGGGGAGCGCCAAGTGA